The following are from one region of the Stigmatella ashevillena genome:
- a CDS encoding homoserine kinase produces the protein MAVYTVLDSGAFARIAGAFGLGEVQTIDAIPEGSINTNHRVLTSSGRFFVRHTTVRSAEDLRFEAALLAHLSESHFPGPTPVLTVQGEPFLELQGGRVTVFRWLTGEELKRPQLTPVHLERLGHELGKMHRLTQSFGGSRDNPYSAAQVQAWLEGLRSNPDAEVAHIAVELEGYLARAEQERGGGLEPRGVIHADLFMDNVKWLADRVGAFFDFEMACRDAYALDVAITLNAWCFDGEYVPELCQAFFRGYQDARPLSPVEREHLFGHALFGAVRYTASRIRDFHLSPLPAEQLTRKSFRTYLARARTLMSLGPAGFLARMGL, from the coding sequence ATGGCGGTGTACACGGTGCTGGATTCCGGGGCGTTCGCGCGGATCGCCGGGGCTTTCGGGCTGGGCGAGGTGCAGACGATTGACGCCATTCCCGAGGGCTCCATCAACACCAACCATCGGGTGCTCACATCGTCAGGCCGCTTCTTCGTGAGGCACACCACAGTGCGCTCGGCGGAGGATCTGCGCTTCGAAGCCGCGCTCCTGGCCCACCTGTCCGAATCCCATTTCCCGGGACCCACGCCGGTGCTCACGGTGCAGGGGGAGCCCTTCCTGGAGTTACAGGGCGGCCGGGTGACCGTCTTCCGATGGTTGACGGGGGAGGAGTTGAAGCGCCCGCAGCTCACCCCGGTTCACCTGGAGCGGCTGGGCCATGAGCTGGGAAAGATGCACCGGCTTACCCAGTCCTTCGGCGGCAGCCGGGACAATCCCTACAGCGCCGCGCAGGTGCAGGCGTGGCTGGAGGGGCTGCGGAGCAATCCGGACGCGGAGGTGGCCCACATCGCCGTGGAGCTGGAGGGGTACCTGGCGCGGGCCGAGCAGGAGCGGGGTGGCGGCCTGGAGCCCCGGGGCGTCATCCACGCGGATCTCTTCATGGACAACGTGAAGTGGCTGGCGGACCGGGTCGGCGCCTTCTTCGACTTCGAGATGGCATGCCGCGATGCCTACGCCCTGGATGTGGCCATTACCCTCAACGCCTGGTGTTTCGACGGGGAATACGTGCCGGAGCTGTGTCAGGCCTTCTTCCGGGGCTACCAGGACGCGCGTCCCCTGTCGCCGGTGGAGCGCGAGCACCTCTTCGGGCACGCGCTCTTCGGGGCGGTGCGCTACACCGCCAGCCGCATCCGGGACTTCCACCTGTCACCGCTGCCGGCGGAGCAGCTCACCCGCAAGAGCTTCCGCACCTACCTGGCGCGGGCCCGGACCCTGATGTCCCTGGGCCCCGCGGGCTTCCTGGCCCGCATGGGGTTGTGA
- a CDS encoding YybH family protein — protein MNVRSLLVLPLLLLTAACATRRIPGTDIEDSEDSRAILTVMERYRAALEAKDAKAIQALVSESFREDAGTETLEDDLTYANLPAHLQNLFSKLDNPKVDINVRRVQLLEEENRALAIYYWNASWRLPTLTSRSQSDSELEQMVLEKRDGQWKIISGI, from the coding sequence ATGAACGTCCGATCGCTCCTTGTCCTGCCCCTGCTGCTCCTGACCGCGGCGTGTGCCACCCGGCGCATTCCGGGCACCGATATCGAAGACTCCGAAGATTCGCGCGCCATCCTCACCGTGATGGAGCGCTACCGGGCTGCCCTGGAGGCCAAGGATGCCAAGGCCATCCAGGCGCTCGTCTCCGAGTCCTTCCGCGAGGATGCGGGAACGGAGACGCTCGAGGACGATCTCACGTATGCGAACCTGCCCGCGCACCTCCAGAACCTCTTCTCCAAGCTGGACAACCCGAAGGTGGACATCAACGTCCGCCGGGTGCAGTTGCTCGAGGAGGAGAACCGGGCCCTGGCCATCTATTACTGGAACGCCAGTTGGCGCCTGCCCACCCTGACGTCCCGCAGCCAGAGCGACTCGGAGCTGGAGCAGATGGTGCTCGAGAAGCGCGACGGCCAGTGGAAGATCATCTCCGGCATCTGA